The Exiguobacterium mexicanum genome includes a window with the following:
- a CDS encoding acetoin utilization AcuB family protein, whose product MLIEQMMNRHVVTIQPTNTIAHAAKLMRDHKVRHLIVTNPARQVVGIVGQFEMSGATSVFHPESESADFKNPVSSIMRQDVTTAHPYDFFEDAAALFYEYRLTCLPIVEQGKLVGVLTETDLLRYFVQLTGALEPSSQIEILVENTTGTLEKVTRLLAKTNVNIINVFVHPTADPYKRIISFRVQTMNPLRIIERLKREGFDVLGPEMSP is encoded by the coding sequence ATGCTGATTGAACAAATGATGAATCGTCATGTCGTGACGATTCAACCGACCAATACGATTGCCCATGCGGCCAAGCTCATGCGCGACCACAAAGTACGCCATCTCATCGTCACAAATCCGGCCCGTCAAGTCGTCGGAATCGTCGGCCAGTTCGAGATGAGCGGTGCGACGAGTGTGTTCCACCCGGAAAGCGAGAGCGCTGACTTTAAAAACCCCGTCTCGAGCATCATGCGTCAAGATGTGACGACGGCGCACCCGTACGATTTTTTCGAAGACGCGGCCGCCTTGTTTTATGAATATCGTTTGACGTGTCTTCCAATCGTCGAACAAGGAAAGCTCGTCGGCGTGTTGACCGAGACAGATTTATTGCGTTATTTCGTCCAATTGACCGGTGCACTCGAGCCGAGTTCACAAATTGAAATCTTAGTCGAGAATACGACCGGCACGCTTGAAAAAGTGACGCGGCTCCTCGCCAAGACGAACGTGAATATCATAAACGTGTTCGTCCACCCGACGGCCGACCCATATAAACGGATCATCTCGTTCCGCGTGCAGACGATGAATCCGCTCCGCATCATCGAACGGTTGAAGCGTGAGGGCTTCGACGTGCTCGGTCCGGAGATGTCCCCATGA
- a CDS encoding GNAT family N-acetyltransferase — MEKQYHSKVWETSLGAVIIDGPIESDVLATYRLDEGLTAFREPEDQHKALAEIADLKEGRIIVARVDDLVIGYVTYLYPDPYERWSEGNDPYILELGAIEVSPRFRGQRIGKQLLEVSMMDPHMDDFLILTTEYYWHWDLKGSGLSIWDYRKVMEKMMNHGGLVFFPTDDPEIASHPANCLMARIGKNVRQETIDHFDSLRLRRRFMYD; from the coding sequence ATGGAAAAACAATATCATTCAAAGGTGTGGGAAACCTCACTCGGAGCCGTAATCATCGATGGACCCATCGAAAGCGATGTACTGGCGACGTATCGCCTCGATGAGGGATTGACCGCATTTCGTGAACCAGAGGACCAACATAAGGCCCTCGCTGAAATCGCTGACTTGAAAGAAGGTCGCATTATCGTGGCCCGCGTCGACGATCTCGTCATCGGCTACGTGACGTATTTATATCCAGACCCGTATGAGCGTTGGAGCGAAGGGAACGACCCTTACATTCTCGAGCTCGGCGCCATCGAAGTGAGTCCGCGCTTCCGCGGTCAACGGATCGGCAAACAGCTGCTCGAAGTGTCGATGATGGATCCACATATGGACGACTTCCTGATTTTGACGACGGAATATTATTGGCACTGGGATCTAAAAGGAAGCGGACTCTCCATTTGGGACTATCGGAAAGTGATGGAGAAGATGATGAACCACGGCGGGCTCGTCTTCTTCCCGACCGACGACCCGGAGATCGCTTCGCACCCGGCCAACTGTCTCATGGCACGGATTGGCAAGAACGTCCGGCAAGAGACGATTGACCACTTCGATTCACTCCGGCTGCGACGCCGGTTCATGTATGACTGA
- the acsA gene encoding acetate--CoA ligase — translation MEKLKALSGEHQLASYEEACQSFEWTQAEALFSWNLTGNVNMAYEAIDRHAEGELATKLALLYFDGEREERYTYEDMKRESNRSGNVLKSVGVEKGDRVFIFMPRSPELYFILLGTLKLGAIVGPLFEAFMEQAVHDRLLDSEAKVIVTTEALLPRIPVDQLPHLETILIVGDGVEEAGKIIDYRKLAAEASTDLDITWVDREDGMILHYTSGSTGKPKGVLHVHNAMVQHLMTGKWVLDLQPDDIYWCTADPGWVTGTSYGIFAPFLNGATNVIVGGRFNPEFWYSVIERFGVTVWYSAPTAFRMLMGAGEEAFEKYDLSSLRHILSVGEPLNPEVIRWGNESFGLRIHDTWWMTETGAMMICNYPTMDIKPGSMGKAIPGCEAAILDDRGQPLPPHRMGNLALKTPWPSMMRKIWKNDAKYESYFWGDWYVSGDSAYMDEDGYFWFQGRVDDVIMTAGERVGPFEVESRLVEHPAVAEAGVIGKPDPVRGEIIKAFIALRKGYEPSDELKTEIQKFVKEGLAAHAAPREIEFKDKLPKTRSGKIMRRVLKAWELNLETGDLSTMED, via the coding sequence ATGGAAAAATTGAAAGCGTTATCAGGGGAACATCAATTGGCGTCGTATGAAGAGGCTTGTCAGTCGTTCGAGTGGACTCAAGCAGAAGCACTATTTTCTTGGAATTTGACGGGGAACGTCAACATGGCGTACGAAGCGATCGACCGTCACGCCGAAGGTGAACTGGCCACAAAACTGGCATTGCTCTATTTCGATGGGGAACGAGAAGAGCGCTATACGTATGAAGATATGAAACGAGAAAGCAATCGGTCCGGAAACGTTCTGAAATCGGTTGGAGTGGAGAAAGGCGACCGCGTCTTCATCTTCATGCCGCGGAGTCCAGAACTTTATTTTATTTTGCTAGGCACACTTAAATTGGGCGCCATCGTCGGTCCGTTGTTCGAGGCGTTCATGGAACAAGCCGTTCACGACCGTCTGCTCGACTCGGAAGCGAAAGTCATCGTGACGACCGAGGCGCTCTTGCCGCGCATCCCGGTCGATCAGCTCCCACACTTGGAGACGATTTTGATCGTCGGCGACGGGGTAGAAGAAGCCGGAAAAATCATCGACTATCGCAAATTGGCGGCTGAAGCTTCGACTGACCTCGACATCACATGGGTCGACCGTGAGGACGGCATGATCTTGCATTATACGTCAGGGTCGACCGGGAAGCCGAAAGGCGTCCTGCATGTCCATAACGCCATGGTGCAGCACTTGATGACCGGGAAATGGGTGCTCGACTTGCAACCGGATGATATTTACTGGTGCACGGCCGACCCAGGCTGGGTGACGGGCACGAGCTACGGGATTTTCGCACCGTTCCTGAACGGGGCGACGAATGTGATCGTCGGGGGACGATTCAATCCGGAGTTCTGGTATTCGGTCATCGAACGGTTCGGGGTCACCGTCTGGTACAGCGCGCCGACGGCGTTCCGGATGCTCATGGGTGCCGGCGAAGAAGCGTTCGAGAAATATGATCTATCATCTCTCCGCCATATCCTCTCGGTCGGTGAACCGCTCAACCCGGAAGTCATTCGTTGGGGGAACGAATCGTTCGGGTTACGGATTCATGATACGTGGTGGATGACAGAGACGGGTGCGATGATGATTTGTAACTATCCGACGATGGATATCAAACCGGGTTCGATGGGGAAAGCCATCCCGGGTTGTGAAGCGGCCATCTTAGACGACCGTGGTCAACCGCTCCCGCCACATCGGATGGGCAACTTGGCACTCAAGACGCCATGGCCGTCGATGATGCGGAAGATTTGGAAGAACGACGCCAAGTATGAGAGCTATTTCTGGGGCGATTGGTACGTCTCAGGCGATTCGGCCTATATGGACGAGGATGGTTACTTCTGGTTCCAAGGCCGCGTCGATGACGTCATCATGACGGCAGGCGAACGGGTCGGTCCGTTCGAAGTCGAGAGTCGTCTCGTCGAGCACCCGGCAGTTGCCGAGGCCGGTGTCATCGGGAAACCAGATCCGGTCCGTGGAGAGATTATCAAGGCGTTCATCGCGCTCCGTAAAGGCTATGAGCCGTCAGACGAGCTGAAGACGGAGATTCAAAAGTTCGTCAAAGAAGGGCTCGCGGCCCATGCGGCCCCGCGTGAAATTGAATTCAAAGACAAGCTGCCGAAAACACGAAGCGGGAAGATCATGCGTCGCGTCTTGAAAGCTTGGGAATTGAACCTTGAGACAGGAGACTTATCGACAATGGAAGATTGA
- a CDS encoding transglycosylase domain-containing protein — MLQKIRDTWNQPKSLKARRYANVFYDVSWNVLLLTIISVVLIGFLGAGIGAGYFASLVKDMPAPAYKTMTSQINTYSSTSDIYFGSGERIGNYTTDEVRVPVAVEKVSPFVVDALLATEDVEFYEHDGVVPKATLRAILQEATGSEDRTGGSTLTQQLIKNQMLTNEVSFERKAKEILLALRLEKAMNKDEILNAYLNVVSFGRNSMGRNISGIEAAARGVFNTSAEKLTLPQAAFLAGIPKNPFLYTPYYQGGVIKEDVSPAINRMKTVLNRMYVAGKITKEDYDAAYNYDITKDFMKTQSKPRDRYPYVVDLAEREALAIVTAHLLKEDGINLNDLEPSEQKEIRSSYGKRAHNALRQGGYKIHLTLDKEVHEAMQQPAKNANNFGPNQNVDGKSYPEQTAGVMLENKTGRVLGFVGGRYINGKTEEYNHATQMKRQIGSTAKPILVYASAIEAGMITPATTIIDEEYFYKFDYSNRKDPVNNEGKTYRGPVTVRDALKLSLNVPAVKIYEERNQMFEDTQHLVDMGIEVSEANRKASSMALGVGEVSPVNLASTYAMLANYGEHVNPYFVDKIDFQGETIFEAQPEKKRIYSDRTAYLVVDMLRDVYTSGTATYAKSLLNAPGDWMGKTGTTQKKRDSYIVGSTPDVTLAVWSGYDNQTLEMTDKYPYGPYYQRTQRIWSQIANRVYADKPETFTNARFNQPSSVSAADFKDSGSFSEKKKVEEKKKEEEAKKKAEEEAKKKEEAEEKKQEAEEKQEADAAAKEKADAEAKAKAEAEAKKKAEADKKKAEEEAKKKAEAEKKAEEDKKKEDAEAADGA, encoded by the coding sequence ATGCTGCAAAAGATTCGAGACACATGGAACCAACCAAAGTCCTTGAAAGCCCGCCGTTATGCCAATGTATTTTACGATGTATCGTGGAACGTACTGCTCCTAACGATTATATCGGTCGTTCTCATTGGATTTTTAGGCGCCGGGATCGGAGCGGGTTATTTCGCTTCCCTCGTCAAGGATATGCCGGCACCCGCATATAAGACGATGACGTCGCAAATCAACACCTACTCATCGACTTCTGACATTTATTTTGGAAGCGGTGAACGGATCGGGAACTATACGACGGATGAAGTCCGCGTTCCCGTCGCCGTCGAGAAAGTCTCTCCGTTCGTCGTCGACGCGTTACTCGCCACAGAGGACGTCGAGTTTTACGAACACGATGGTGTCGTGCCGAAAGCGACGCTCCGTGCCATCTTACAGGAAGCGACCGGATCGGAAGACCGGACCGGCGGTTCTACGCTCACACAACAGCTCATCAAAAACCAAATGCTGACGAACGAAGTGTCGTTCGAACGAAAAGCGAAAGAAATTTTACTCGCCCTTCGCCTCGAGAAAGCAATGAACAAAGATGAGATCTTGAACGCGTACTTGAACGTCGTCTCATTCGGACGAAACTCGATGGGACGCAACATCTCAGGGATTGAAGCAGCCGCTCGCGGTGTCTTCAATACATCGGCTGAGAAGTTGACGTTGCCACAAGCCGCTTTCCTCGCCGGGATCCCGAAAAACCCGTTCCTATATACACCGTATTATCAAGGCGGTGTCATTAAAGAGGACGTGTCACCGGCCATCAACCGGATGAAAACGGTACTCAACCGGATGTACGTCGCCGGAAAGATCACGAAAGAAGATTACGACGCTGCGTACAACTACGACATCACGAAAGACTTCATGAAGACACAATCGAAGCCGCGTGATCGCTATCCGTATGTCGTCGATTTAGCCGAACGTGAAGCGCTAGCGATTGTGACCGCACACCTTCTCAAAGAAGATGGAATTAATTTGAACGACCTCGAACCGAGTGAACAGAAAGAAATCCGTTCTAGTTATGGAAAGCGCGCTCACAATGCACTCCGACAAGGCGGATATAAAATCCACTTGACGCTCGATAAAGAAGTTCATGAAGCCATGCAACAACCAGCCAAAAACGCAAATAACTTTGGCCCAAATCAAAATGTGGATGGGAAAAGCTATCCAGAACAAACAGCCGGCGTCATGCTTGAAAACAAGACCGGTCGCGTCCTAGGATTCGTCGGTGGTCGTTACATTAACGGTAAAACTGAAGAGTACAACCATGCCACACAGATGAAACGCCAAATTGGATCGACAGCAAAACCGATTCTTGTCTATGCAAGTGCAATCGAGGCTGGGATGATTACACCGGCGACAACGATTATTGACGAAGAGTATTTCTACAAGTTTGATTATAGTAACCGAAAAGATCCGGTCAACAATGAAGGAAAAACGTATCGCGGCCCCGTCACTGTCCGAGATGCACTCAAACTATCGTTGAACGTTCCCGCCGTCAAAATCTACGAGGAGCGAAATCAGATGTTTGAAGATACACAACATCTTGTAGACATGGGGATCGAAGTGTCGGAAGCGAACCGTAAGGCCTCGTCGATGGCGCTAGGTGTAGGCGAGGTCAGTCCAGTTAACTTGGCTTCAACTTACGCGATGCTAGCCAATTATGGTGAACACGTAAACCCATATTTCGTAGACAAAATTGACTTCCAGGGAGAAACTATCTTCGAAGCGCAACCGGAGAAAAAACGCATCTATTCCGACCGTACCGCTTACCTTGTTGTCGACATGTTGCGTGACGTCTATACGTCCGGAACAGCGACGTACGCGAAGTCACTTTTGAACGCCCCAGGTGATTGGATGGGTAAAACCGGGACAACTCAAAAGAAACGTGATTCTTATATCGTCGGCTCAACACCAGACGTCACACTAGCCGTCTGGTCTGGTTACGATAATCAAACTCTCGAGATGACAGACAAGTATCCGTACGGTCCTTATTACCAACGGACACAACGCATCTGGTCGCAGATTGCGAACCGAGTGTACGCTGACAAGCCAGAAACATTTACAAATGCACGCTTCAACCAACCTTCTAGCGTTTCTGCCGCTGACTTCAAAGATTCTGGCTCATTCTCTGAGAAGAAGAAAGTCGAAGAGAAGAAGAAGGAAGAGGAAGCCAAGAAGAAAGCCGAAGAAGAGGCGAAGAAGAAAGAAGAAGCTGAAGAGAAGAAACAAGAGGCTGAAGAAAAACAAGAAGCTGACGCTGCTGCGAAAGAAAAGGCAGATGCTGAGGCTAAAGCGAAAGCTGAAGCGGAAGCGAAGAAAAAAGCTGAAGCCGACAAGAAGAAAGCTGAAGAAGAAGCTAAAAAGAAAGCCGAGGCTGAGAAAAAGGCTGAGGAAGATAAGAAGAAAGAAGACGCCGAAGCTGCAGACGGCGCCTAA
- the tyrS gene encoding tyrosine--tRNA ligase produces the protein MELLKDLEFRGLVNQMTDEAGLKEQLNKPTTLYTGFDPTADSLHIGHLLPILTLKRFQEAGHHVIALVGGATGMIGDPSGRSDERSLNTLDTVKQFSDRIKDQLSRFLPLEGENPISIRNNYEWTEELSIIDFLRDIGKHFPISYMLAKDSVDSRLENGISYTEFSYMLLQSFDFLKLYENENCRLQVGGSDQWGNITAGLELIRRFGHSEKAFGLTVPLVTKSDGQKFGKTAGGAVWLDADKTTPYEFYQFWINVDDADVIKFIKYFTFLSHDDILALESEVASAPEKRVAQRRLAEEMTKLVHGEAGLEQALRITAAFFSGDLKTLKPEDMDAAFKGMPQFELDGERNLVDLLVEAKIAPSKRQAREDVQNGAIYLNGEREQALDKTVTRADTLGEFTVIRRGKKKYFVIRHV, from the coding sequence ATGGAATTATTGAAGGATTTAGAATTTCGAGGTCTCGTCAACCAAATGACGGACGAAGCAGGATTGAAAGAACAGCTGAACAAACCGACGACGCTTTACACCGGGTTCGACCCGACGGCGGACTCGCTCCACATCGGGCACTTGTTGCCGATTTTAACACTCAAACGTTTCCAAGAGGCGGGGCACCATGTCATCGCGCTCGTCGGTGGGGCGACCGGCATGATCGGTGACCCGTCAGGACGTTCGGACGAGCGATCGCTCAACACGCTCGACACGGTCAAACAATTCTCGGATCGAATCAAAGATCAATTGAGCCGCTTCTTGCCGCTTGAAGGGGAGAACCCGATCTCAATCCGCAACAACTACGAGTGGACGGAAGAGTTGTCGATCATCGACTTCTTGCGCGACATCGGCAAACACTTCCCAATCAGTTACATGCTCGCCAAAGACTCGGTCGACTCGCGTTTGGAGAACGGGATCTCGTACACGGAATTCTCGTACATGCTCTTGCAATCGTTCGACTTCTTGAAGTTGTACGAAAATGAGAACTGCCGTCTTCAAGTTGGGGGCAGCGACCAGTGGGGCAACATCACGGCCGGTCTCGAACTGATTCGTCGCTTTGGTCACTCGGAGAAGGCGTTCGGTTTGACGGTACCGCTCGTGACGAAGTCGGATGGACAAAAATTCGGTAAGACGGCCGGTGGTGCGGTCTGGCTCGACGCCGATAAGACGACACCTTACGAGTTCTACCAGTTCTGGATCAACGTCGACGACGCCGACGTCATCAAGTTCATCAAATACTTCACATTCTTGTCGCATGACGACATCTTGGCGCTTGAAAGCGAAGTGGCGTCTGCACCGGAAAAACGTGTCGCCCAACGTCGCCTCGCCGAAGAGATGACGAAACTCGTCCACGGTGAAGCAGGTCTCGAGCAAGCGCTCCGCATCACGGCGGCATTCTTCAGCGGTGATTTGAAGACGCTCAAGCCAGAAGATATGGATGCTGCATTCAAAGGCATGCCTCAGTTCGAACTTGACGGCGAACGTAACCTCGTCGATCTTCTCGTCGAAGCGAAGATTGCGCCATCAAAACGTCAAGCCCGCGAAGACGTTCAAAACGGGGCGATCTACTTGAACGGGGAGCGCGAACAAGCGCTCGATAAGACGGTGACACGTGCCGATACACTTGGTGAGTTCACGGTCATCCGCCGAGGCAAGAAAAAATACTTCGTGATCCGTCACGTCTGA
- a CDS encoding GTP pyrophosphokinase: MEIEEFFGEQFHQWRERFRYYEMAITELESDLGIIDLDWQTRLGYSPIEHVKTRMKTLPSIIKKMNQKGLPLEVEALWDNIYDVAGVRIVTSFRDDIYAILDHLKKRDDLQIDEIKDYIKDPKPSGYRSLHLIVRTKVYLAECVIWVPAEIQIRTLAMDFWAATEHKLHYKYQHVVPEASKLELMEAAKMADALDTQMGRIREQILK; the protein is encoded by the coding sequence ATGGAAATTGAAGAGTTTTTTGGCGAACAGTTCCACCAATGGCGGGAGCGGTTCCGCTACTATGAGATGGCGATCACCGAGCTTGAGAGCGACCTCGGCATCATCGACCTCGATTGGCAGACGCGGCTCGGTTACTCTCCGATCGAACATGTGAAGACGAGGATGAAGACGTTGCCGTCAATTATAAAGAAGATGAACCAAAAAGGGCTCCCACTTGAAGTGGAAGCACTTTGGGACAATATTTACGACGTCGCCGGAGTCCGGATCGTCACGAGTTTCCGCGATGACATCTACGCTATCCTCGACCATTTGAAGAAGCGGGATGATTTACAAATCGATGAGATCAAAGACTACATCAAAGATCCAAAGCCGAGCGGTTATCGGAGCCTGCATCTCATCGTCCGGACGAAAGTCTATTTGGCGGAATGCGTCATTTGGGTGCCGGCTGAGATTCAAATCCGCACGCTCGCCATGGACTTTTGGGCGGCGACGGAGCATAAGCTTCATTATAAATACCAGCACGTCGTCCCGGAGGCGTCGAAACTCGAGTTGATGGAAGCGGCCAAGATGGCGGACGCGCTCGATACGCAGATGGGCCGGATTCGTGAACAAATATTAAAGTAA
- the rpsD gene encoding 30S ribosomal protein S4 encodes MARYTGPAWKLSRRLGISLSETGKELAKRPYAPGQHGNGRRKISEYGLQLQAKQALRHMYGINEKQFRRIFNDAGKMQGIHGENFMFLLESRLDNLVYRMGLARTRRGARQLVNHGHIQVDGSRVDIASYRVKPGQVISVREKSKNFKAIAEALEVAPATKDYVTFDAEKLEGTFVRLPERAELNDQIKEQLIVEYYSR; translated from the coding sequence ATGGCTCGTTACACAGGTCCAGCTTGGAAACTCTCGCGTCGCTTAGGCATCTCGCTTAGCGAAACGGGTAAAGAATTAGCAAAACGTCCTTACGCACCAGGTCAACACGGAAATGGTCGTCGTAAAATCTCTGAATACGGTCTTCAGCTTCAAGCGAAGCAAGCACTCCGTCACATGTACGGAATCAACGAGAAGCAATTCCGTCGCATCTTCAACGATGCAGGGAAAATGCAAGGTATCCACGGTGAGAACTTCATGTTCTTGCTCGAGTCACGCCTTGACAACCTCGTTTACCGTATGGGTCTCGCTCGCACACGTCGTGGAGCGCGCCAACTCGTCAACCACGGTCACATCCAAGTTGACGGTTCACGTGTAGACATCGCGTCTTACCGTGTAAAACCAGGTCAAGTCATCTCAGTCCGCGAGAAGTCTAAAAACTTCAAAGCGATCGCTGAAGCTCTCGAAGTAGCACCAGCTACAAAAGACTACGTAACATTCGACGCTGAGAAGCTCGAAGGTACATTCGTACGTCTTCCTGAGCGTGCTGAATTGAACGACCAAATCAAAGAGCAACTCATCGTTGAGTACTACTCACGTTAA
- a CDS encoding GAF domain-containing protein, with protein sequence MFQTTTYSGDLAAGYDLLNKQLAALLEGETNRVANLSNASALLNQFLDRINWVGFYLTEGEDALILGPFQGLPACVHIAFGKGVCGTAASTQETQLIADVHQFPGHIACDAASNSEIVVPLVRDGKTIGVLDIDSPEFDRFSDVDRQGLEQFCQTLLRFI encoded by the coding sequence ATGTTCCAAACGACTACTTACTCTGGCGACTTGGCCGCCGGTTACGACCTACTAAACAAACAACTCGCCGCGCTACTTGAAGGCGAGACAAACCGTGTCGCGAACCTTTCAAACGCGAGCGCGTTGCTCAACCAATTCCTCGACCGGATCAACTGGGTCGGCTTCTATTTAACAGAAGGCGAAGACGCCCTTATCCTCGGACCGTTCCAAGGTCTGCCGGCTTGCGTCCATATCGCGTTCGGCAAAGGAGTCTGCGGGACAGCCGCCTCGACGCAAGAGACACAACTCATCGCAGACGTTCATCAATTCCCGGGCCATATCGCTTGTGACGCGGCTTCGAACTCGGAAATCGTCGTCCCGCTCGTCCGTGACGGTAAGACCATCGGCGTGCTCGATATCGACAGCCCTGAGTTCGACCGCTTCTCGGATGTCGACCGTCAAGGGTTGGAGCAATTCTGTCAGACATTACTTCGCTTCATCTGA
- the ezrA gene encoding septation ring formation regulator EzrA, with protein sequence MDYGIYGILIGIIVIALGAMLGSMLVRRNFYQKIDDLDMRKQSVLSASVPAELQKFKQWPMEGETKEKFERWHQSWDELVSVHTGQIDEALYHAEEDLDKYRFLKVKSDLNATEQLIQELESMVHAMLDEMDEFNQHHSSLLDIVKKDEKELYQFRKTLVAQNSAFGPTYELVESEIAAAEAKRTEMITLKQEGQVSDAYVAGQVLSEKVTKIRELVSVIPQFVRTVQVDLKQQLNQLRSGHKEMQMDGYALEPLGLMEEIEQAEDRRSALMDRIEQLDFDHFEMDMQQLSSDIDQLFEAFRTEVDARQYVKKEFASVKDRDRQTSEVMARLHQEMTRLVSNYEINARVGEEFEQLERERATLTANVLDIEQALVAQMIPFSMIKSKVQEAKRSLDQFSAMHERFIENTNSLRKEELEVRNKLESWKKELSAHRRLLTKSAMPVVPTDLTSDMRQLQKGVQSLDEQFEKAPFNMTYIVGLSHDVEETMDNFRDRVKALLRQVTYAEQLLQYANRYRRRDNEVHIALTLAENKFLHGEYGTAVEIGERVLGRFDEGAAREIRQRVEKGLEQQELLRK encoded by the coding sequence ATGGATTACGGAATCTATGGAATTTTAATTGGAATCATTGTCATCGCATTAGGGGCGATGCTGGGAAGCATGCTCGTGCGAAGGAATTTTTACCAGAAAATTGATGATTTAGACATGCGCAAACAAAGCGTGCTCAGCGCCAGCGTCCCGGCCGAACTGCAGAAGTTCAAACAGTGGCCGATGGAGGGCGAGACGAAAGAAAAGTTCGAGCGTTGGCATCAGTCATGGGACGAACTCGTCAGTGTACATACCGGGCAAATCGATGAGGCGCTCTATCATGCCGAAGAAGATTTGGACAAATATCGCTTCCTCAAAGTCAAATCGGATTTGAATGCGACGGAACAGTTGATTCAAGAGCTCGAGTCGATGGTACACGCCATGCTCGACGAGATGGATGAGTTTAATCAGCATCATTCGTCGCTCCTCGATATCGTCAAAAAAGACGAGAAAGAGCTGTACCAATTCCGGAAGACACTCGTCGCGCAAAACAGTGCGTTCGGCCCGACGTATGAACTCGTCGAATCTGAGATTGCGGCAGCGGAAGCAAAACGGACCGAGATGATCACGTTGAAGCAAGAAGGCCAAGTATCGGATGCGTACGTTGCCGGCCAAGTCTTGTCTGAGAAAGTGACGAAGATTCGTGAACTCGTCAGTGTCATCCCTCAGTTCGTCCGCACGGTGCAGGTTGACTTGAAACAACAGCTCAACCAGTTGCGTTCGGGGCATAAAGAGATGCAAATGGACGGCTACGCGCTCGAACCGCTCGGTTTAATGGAAGAAATCGAGCAGGCGGAAGATCGCCGATCGGCTCTTATGGACCGCATCGAACAGCTCGACTTCGATCATTTCGAGATGGACATGCAACAGCTCAGTTCGGACATCGACCAGTTGTTCGAAGCGTTCCGAACCGAAGTCGACGCGCGCCAATACGTGAAGAAAGAATTCGCGAGTGTGAAAGACCGTGACCGCCAGACGAGCGAAGTCATGGCGCGACTCCATCAAGAGATGACTCGACTCGTCAGCAACTATGAGATCAACGCTCGAGTCGGTGAAGAATTTGAACAGCTTGAACGTGAGCGGGCGACGCTCACGGCGAACGTGCTCGATATCGAACAGGCGCTCGTCGCCCAGATGATCCCGTTCAGCATGATCAAGTCGAAAGTGCAAGAAGCAAAACGGTCGCTCGACCAGTTTAGTGCCATGCATGAACGCTTCATCGAGAATACGAACTCGCTCCGTAAAGAAGAGCTCGAGGTTCGTAACAAGCTCGAGTCTTGGAAGAAAGAATTGTCGGCCCATCGCCGACTCCTTACGAAGAGCGCCATGCCGGTCGTCCCGACGGATTTGACGAGCGATATGCGCCAATTGCAAAAAGGCGTTCAATCGTTGGACGAACAGTTCGAGAAGGCGCCGTTCAATATGACGTATATCGTCGGACTCAGCCACGACGTCGAAGAGACGATGGACAACTTCCGCGACCGGGTCAAAGCGCTCTTACGCCAAGTCACGTACGCCGAGCAGCTGCTGCAATATGCGAACCGCTATCGCCGGCGTGACAACGAGGTCCATATCGCCTTGACGCTCGCCGAGAACAAGTTTTTACACGGAGAGTACGGCACGGCCGTCGAAATCGGTGAACGCGTCCTCGGGCGCTTCGATGAAGGCGCGGCCCGCGAGATTCGTCAGCGTGTCGAAAAAGGTTTGGAGCAACAAGAGCTATTACGAAAATAA